One segment of Streptosporangium brasiliense DNA contains the following:
- a CDS encoding endonuclease Q family protein, with amino-acid sequence MRFHADLHIHSKYSRACSGDSDLEHLTWWARRKGVTLMGTGDFTHPLWSEQLRDKLVPAEPGLFRLREDLDRDILRTLPSGLASGQVRFMLSVEISTVYKSGGRTRKIHHLVYMPDFDAAAAFNRRLGQVGNLSSDGRPILGLHSRDLLEITLNSGEGAYLVAAHAWTPWFGVFGSKSGFDTIEECYGDLADHVFAVETGLSSDPAMNWRVSALDRYRLVSHSDAHSPPMVGREATVFETDLDYFAVLRALRTGAGHAGTVELFPEEGRYHADGHRGCGVRMEPQETREHGGICPVCGKPLTVGVLSRVEDLADRPEGVRPAGAAGFRRLVPLPEIVSEILGVGPKSKKVLREIDRLTAALGPELAILEDVPVDDIRIRSPLLGEAVDRLRRGEVIREAGYDGEYGVIRLFEPGELERLSAAAAPALF; translated from the coding sequence ATGCGGTTCCATGCCGATCTGCACATCCACTCGAAATACTCCAGGGCCTGCAGCGGTGACAGCGATCTGGAGCACCTGACGTGGTGGGCGCGGCGCAAGGGCGTCACGCTGATGGGCACCGGCGACTTCACCCATCCGCTCTGGTCCGAGCAGTTGCGCGACAAGCTCGTGCCGGCGGAGCCGGGGCTGTTCCGGCTCCGCGAGGACCTGGACCGCGACATCCTCCGCACGCTGCCGTCCGGCCTGGCCTCCGGTCAGGTGCGGTTCATGCTGTCGGTGGAGATCTCGACGGTCTACAAGAGCGGCGGGCGCACCCGCAAGATCCATCACCTGGTCTACATGCCGGACTTCGACGCGGCCGCGGCCTTCAACCGCAGGCTCGGGCAGGTCGGCAACCTGAGCTCGGACGGCCGGCCCATCCTCGGCCTGCACTCCCGCGACCTGCTGGAGATCACCCTGAACAGCGGCGAGGGCGCCTACCTGGTGGCCGCCCACGCCTGGACGCCGTGGTTCGGGGTGTTCGGCTCCAAGTCCGGGTTCGACACGATCGAGGAGTGCTACGGCGACCTCGCCGACCACGTCTTCGCGGTGGAGACCGGGCTGTCCAGCGATCCGGCCATGAACTGGCGGGTCTCCGCCCTCGACCGCTACCGGCTGGTCAGCCACTCCGACGCGCACTCGCCGCCCATGGTCGGCCGCGAGGCCACGGTGTTCGAGACCGACCTTGACTACTTCGCGGTGCTGCGGGCGCTGCGGACCGGCGCCGGGCACGCGGGCACGGTGGAGCTCTTCCCGGAGGAGGGCAGGTATCACGCCGACGGGCACCGCGGGTGCGGCGTCCGGATGGAGCCGCAGGAGACCCGCGAGCACGGCGGGATCTGCCCCGTGTGCGGGAAACCGCTCACGGTCGGCGTGCTGAGCCGGGTCGAGGACCTGGCCGACCGGCCGGAAGGCGTCCGGCCGGCCGGCGCCGCCGGCTTCCGCCGCCTCGTCCCGCTGCCGGAGATCGTGAGCGAGATCCTCGGTGTGGGGCCGAAGAGCAAGAAGGTCCTGCGGGAGATCGACAGGCTCACCGCCGCCCTGGGACCCGAGCTGGCGATACTGGAGGACGTGCCCGTCGACGACATCCGGATCCGCTCGCCGCTGCTCGGCGAGGCCGTCGACCGGCTGCGCCGCGGCGAGGTGATCCGGGAGGCCGGATACGACGGCGAGTACGGGGTGATCCGGCTCTTCGAACCCGGCGAGCTGGAACGGCTGAGCGCGGCCGCCGCCCCCGCGCTCTTCTGA
- a CDS encoding GNAT family N-acetyltransferase — translation MNLRTEQAADQQAVRHVHLQAFGDHGKVVTELVDSLRAAVTPLQGLSLVAEHGGEIVGHVMFTRVWLDAPRRLVEAQSLSPLAVLPGHQGQGIGSVLVRRGLEIMAEQGVPVVFLEGPPAYYARFGFGPGAGLGFRRPSLRIPEAAFQAVRLPAYEPWMTGTMVYPDTFWRHDAVGLRDPDV, via the coding sequence GTGAATCTCCGCACCGAGCAGGCAGCCGACCAGCAGGCCGTACGGCATGTCCACCTCCAGGCCTTCGGCGACCACGGGAAGGTGGTGACCGAACTGGTGGATTCGCTGCGGGCGGCCGTCACCCCGCTCCAGGGACTCTCGCTTGTCGCGGAGCACGGGGGCGAGATCGTCGGCCACGTGATGTTCACCCGCGTCTGGCTCGACGCCCCTCGCCGCCTGGTGGAGGCGCAGTCGCTCAGCCCGCTCGCCGTGCTGCCCGGACACCAGGGGCAGGGCATCGGCTCCGTCCTGGTCCGCCGCGGCCTGGAGATCATGGCCGAGCAGGGGGTCCCCGTGGTGTTCCTGGAGGGCCCGCCCGCCTACTACGCACGCTTCGGATTCGGCCCCGGCGCCGGGCTGGGCTTCCGCAGGCCCTCCCTCCGCATCCCCGAAGCCGCCTTCCAGGCGGTCCGCCTGCCCGCCTACGAGCCGTGGATGACCGGGACCATGGTCTACCCCGACACGTTCTGGCGGCACGACGCCGTCGGCCTGCGCGACCCCGACGTCTGA
- a CDS encoding sulfotransferase family protein, which produces MRVIGAGFGRTGTLSLKAALERLGFGPCHHMMEVMGRPEQIRRWLALAEGRPVGWDDLLDGYDSCVDWPSAAYWRELAEHYPAAKVVLTVRDPERWLDSMNATIFKQRDRGATLSGRAALGLSSLLGTDFAAFAKMTRLTVEKRVFGGHGSDPGHALKTFQAHVEEVKSVIPGDRLLVFEVRQGWEPLCGFLGVPVPDEPFPRVNDTANFARNARRHIGPMLLRRSR; this is translated from the coding sequence ATGCGGGTCATCGGGGCGGGCTTCGGCCGTACGGGAACACTCTCTCTCAAGGCGGCCCTGGAGCGGCTCGGCTTCGGGCCGTGCCATCACATGATGGAGGTGATGGGCAGGCCGGAGCAGATCCGCCGGTGGCTCGCCCTGGCCGAGGGGCGGCCGGTCGGCTGGGACGACCTGCTGGACGGCTACGACTCCTGCGTGGACTGGCCGTCCGCCGCCTACTGGCGCGAGCTCGCCGAGCACTACCCCGCGGCGAAGGTCGTCCTCACCGTGCGGGACCCCGAGCGCTGGCTGGACAGCATGAACGCCACCATCTTCAAGCAGCGCGACCGGGGCGCCACGCTCTCCGGCAGGGCGGCGCTGGGGCTTTCGTCCCTGCTGGGCACCGACTTCGCCGCGTTCGCCAAGATGACCCGCCTGACGGTCGAGAAGCGGGTCTTCGGCGGCCACGGCAGCGACCCCGGACACGCGCTGAAGACCTTCCAGGCGCACGTCGAGGAGGTCAAGTCGGTGATCCCGGGCGACCGGCTGCTTGTCTTCGAGGTCCGCCAGGGGTGGGAGCCGCTGTGCGGGTTCCTCGGGGTCCCGGTGCCCGACGAGCCCTTCCCGCGGGTCAACGACACCGCGAACTTCGCGAGGAACGCCCGCCGGCACATCGGCCCCATGCTCCTGCGGCGCAGCCGATAG
- a CDS encoding OsmC family protein, producing the protein MSTLREYLSHKRAALLARRAAPGAGPVPLRAHVTAEGRSGVRRIRIRDFQIISDSGPDFAGYDLGPGSPELQAGVLGSCVTHIFLIKAAELDVPIDSLAVDVQAEYDPRAQQPDSTDIPVYPQNFRYEVRLSSPASDEELARLHAEVERVCPILNLIRNPQEISGSVTRVDAAPR; encoded by the coding sequence ATGAGCACTCTCCGCGAATACCTGTCCCACAAGCGCGCGGCGCTGCTGGCCCGGCGGGCGGCGCCCGGGGCCGGCCCGGTGCCGCTGCGCGCCCACGTCACGGCCGAGGGCCGCAGCGGGGTGCGGCGCATCCGGATCCGGGACTTCCAGATCATCAGCGACAGCGGCCCGGACTTCGCCGGGTACGACCTCGGGCCCGGGTCCCCGGAGCTGCAGGCCGGCGTGCTGGGGAGCTGTGTGACGCACATCTTCCTGATCAAGGCGGCCGAGCTGGACGTCCCCATCGACTCGCTCGCGGTCGACGTGCAGGCCGAGTACGATCCCCGCGCCCAGCAGCCGGACAGCACGGACATCCCGGTGTATCCGCAGAACTTCCGCTACGAGGTGCGGCTCTCCTCGCCCGCCTCCGACGAGGAGCTGGCGCGGCTGCACGCCGAGGTGGAACGGGTGTGCCCCATCCTCAACCTGATCCGCAACCCGCAGGAGATCAGCGGCTCGGTGACCCGGGTCGACGCGGCGCCCCGCTGA
- a CDS encoding VOC family protein yields MTDPHLDHLVYAVPDLLAGVAEFAARTGVTPAAGGSHPGGTANYLVGLGPDSYLEIIGPDPAADPAGRPRAFGLETLTEARLAAWAVHPDGIEETVRQARERGYDPGEVQPLSRLTPDGTLLAWRLTRRAEPAADGLVPFLIDWGRTSHPATSGLPQLGLVSFTATHPDPAAVRRDLAALGVSLDVTAGPAATLQARLDTPRGPLTLR; encoded by the coding sequence GTGACCGATCCACACCTGGACCATCTCGTCTACGCGGTGCCCGACCTCCTGGCCGGGGTCGCCGAGTTCGCGGCACGCACCGGGGTCACCCCGGCCGCCGGGGGCAGCCACCCCGGCGGGACCGCCAACTACCTCGTCGGCCTCGGCCCGGACTCCTACCTGGAGATCATCGGCCCGGACCCGGCGGCGGACCCCGCCGGGCGGCCCCGCGCCTTCGGCCTGGAGACCCTCACCGAGGCCCGGCTCGCGGCCTGGGCCGTGCACCCGGACGGCATCGAGGAGACCGTACGGCAGGCGCGCGAGCGCGGGTACGACCCGGGCGAGGTGCAGCCGCTGTCCCGGCTCACCCCGGACGGCACCCTGCTGGCCTGGCGGCTCACCCGCCGGGCGGAGCCGGCGGCGGACGGGCTGGTGCCCTTCCTCATCGACTGGGGCCGTACGTCGCACCCCGCCACGTCCGGCCTGCCGCAGCTCGGTCTCGTCTCCTTCACCGCGACGCATCCCGACCCGGCCGCCGTGCGGCGGGACCTGGCCGCGCTCGGCGTCAGCCTCGACGTGACCGCCGGGCCCGCGGCGACGTTGCAGGCGCGGCTCGACACTCCGCGCGGCCCGCTGACGCTGCGCTGA
- a CDS encoding alkylhydroperoxidase domain protein: protein MTDAVLQHPDIDRPHAFTQEELGWVPWLAPLTEEELSERHWEALVDRRRAASPYFLLLARDPEILRARTETDNDIFYNTDAGLPRAERELAAAATSRHNGCVFCASVHARFASHHSKRLDDVQRLLDDGVDAPQEARWRAVIDASVALAETPGGLTAEHLDALRAAGLDDLAISDALHAAAFFNWANRLMLSLGEPTSPAPRAGRKAEQ from the coding sequence ATGACCGACGCCGTGCTCCAGCACCCCGACATCGACCGCCCGCACGCCTTCACGCAGGAGGAGCTCGGCTGGGTGCCGTGGCTGGCGCCGCTCACCGAGGAGGAGCTGAGCGAGCGCCACTGGGAGGCGCTCGTCGACCGCAGGCGCGCCGCGTCGCCGTACTTCCTGCTGCTCGCCCGCGATCCGGAGATCCTGCGGGCGCGCACGGAGACCGACAACGACATCTTCTACAACACCGACGCCGGGCTGCCCCGCGCGGAGCGCGAACTCGCCGCCGCCGCGACCTCGCGCCACAACGGCTGCGTCTTCTGCGCCTCGGTGCACGCGCGGTTCGCCTCGCACCACTCCAAGCGTCTCGACGACGTGCAGCGCCTGCTGGACGACGGGGTCGACGCCCCCCAGGAGGCGCGCTGGCGCGCCGTCATCGACGCCTCGGTGGCACTGGCGGAGACCCCGGGCGGGCTCACCGCCGAACACCTCGACGCGCTCCGCGCGGCCGGCCTCGACGACCTCGCCATCAGCGACGCGCTCCACGCGGCCGCGTTCTTCAACTGGGCCAACCGGCTCATGCTCTCGCTGGGAGAACCCACCTCGCCCGCGCCGCGGGCCGGCCGGAAGGCGGAACAGTGA
- a CDS encoding CMD domain protein → MSTDIIDRLAGIAPGSPVDHLRGRRPAARENAQRSYLALFSPDSPGEVTQAERHAVAAFVTGLHRDAVVARFYADRLAEHSAELPAAVAREVEAARTTGPYGAYPAGGPPAAESVEGLDYRVRDHAALGGRLAAALEHAHLLVFRPRESSPQALRRLVDAGWSTSAIVTLSQLVAFLSFQVRVIAGLRLLDIARKGPKP, encoded by the coding sequence ATGAGCACCGACATCATCGACCGCCTGGCCGGCATCGCGCCGGGCTCCCCCGTCGACCACCTGCGCGGCCGGCGGCCGGCCGCCCGCGAGAACGCCCAGCGCAGCTACCTCGCGCTCTTCTCCCCGGACTCCCCCGGTGAGGTCACCCAGGCCGAGCGCCACGCGGTCGCGGCGTTCGTGACCGGGCTCCACCGGGACGCCGTGGTCGCGCGCTTCTACGCCGACCGGCTCGCCGAGCACTCGGCGGAGCTGCCGGCCGCGGTCGCGCGGGAGGTCGAGGCCGCCCGGACCACCGGTCCCTACGGCGCCTACCCCGCCGGGGGCCCGCCGGCCGCCGAGAGCGTCGAGGGCCTCGACTACCGGGTGCGCGACCACGCCGCGCTGGGCGGCCGGCTCGCCGCGGCCCTCGAACACGCGCACCTGCTGGTGTTCCGTCCGCGCGAGTCCAGCCCCCAGGCGCTGCGGCGGCTCGTCGACGCCGGCTGGAGCACCTCGGCGATCGTGACGCTCTCGCAGCTCGTCGCCTTCCTCAGCTTCCAGGTGCGCGTGATCGCGGGCCTGCGGCTGCTCGACATCGCCCGGAAGGGACCGAAGCCATGA
- a CDS encoding putative FMN-dependent luciferase-like monooxygenase, whose translation MIGRRLGFFTRLLDDVPAGERYRLAAEQIRHAEAVGFDTAWVAQHHFDEAEGGLPAPLVFLADVAARTSRIRLGTGIITLPLENPVRVAEDTAVLDLLSGGRLEVGVGSGGTPSSFAAFGQDSAARSATYAEHLAVLLDAWSGRALGGGSRLYPPAPRLPGAVWEATFSVSGGARAGRAGNGLMLSRTQPRPEDAPHATLAEIQRPIVDAYYENLPSGATPRVMASRTAFVADSRAEALRHAEIGLARAARQFRAAGFPVPDGGLDELIPAFDVHLGTPQEVIAGLGADPTLDRVTDLVFQVHSVDPPHPLILRSIELLATEVAPALGWAPHPTTAIQTEPSRT comes from the coding sequence ATGATCGGCCGCCGGCTCGGTTTCTTCACCCGCCTGCTCGACGACGTGCCGGCCGGTGAGCGCTACCGGCTCGCCGCCGAGCAGATCAGGCACGCCGAGGCCGTCGGGTTCGACACGGCCTGGGTGGCCCAGCACCACTTCGACGAGGCCGAGGGAGGGCTGCCGGCGCCGCTGGTGTTCCTCGCCGACGTGGCGGCGCGGACCAGCCGCATCCGCCTCGGCACCGGCATCATCACGCTGCCCCTGGAGAATCCGGTCCGCGTCGCCGAGGACACGGCCGTGCTCGACCTGCTCTCGGGCGGCCGGCTGGAGGTGGGGGTGGGCAGCGGCGGCACGCCGTCGTCGTTCGCCGCCTTCGGACAGGACAGCGCGGCCCGTTCGGCCACCTACGCCGAACATCTCGCGGTGCTCCTCGACGCCTGGTCGGGGCGTGCCCTCGGCGGGGGCAGCAGGCTCTACCCGCCGGCACCGCGCCTTCCCGGCGCCGTCTGGGAGGCGACCTTCTCGGTGAGCGGCGGGGCCCGCGCCGGCCGGGCCGGCAACGGCCTCATGCTCTCGCGCACCCAGCCGCGCCCCGAGGACGCTCCGCACGCGACACTCGCGGAGATCCAGCGGCCCATCGTGGACGCCTACTACGAGAACCTGCCGTCCGGGGCGACGCCGCGGGTCATGGCCTCGCGGACGGCCTTCGTGGCCGACAGCCGCGCGGAGGCGCTGCGCCACGCCGAGATCGGGCTGGCCCGCGCCGCCCGCCAGTTCAGGGCGGCGGGTTTCCCGGTGCCCGACGGCGGGCTCGACGAGCTCATCCCCGCCTTCGACGTCCATCTGGGGACGCCGCAGGAGGTCATCGCGGGCCTCGGCGCCGACCCGACGCTCGACCGGGTGACCGATCTGGTCTTCCAGGTGCACTCGGTCGACCCGCCGCATCCGCTCATCCTCCGCTCCATCGAGCTGCTCGCGACCGAGGTCGCGCCCGCGCTCGGCTGGGCACCGCATCCCACCACCGCCATCCAGACCGAACCGAGCAGGACATGA
- a CDS encoding dipeptide ABC transporter ATP-binding protein, protein MSLLDVRDLAVSYRTGPRALQAVEGISFTVEPGEVVAVVGESGSGKSTTAHAILGLLPPNGSVDSGRILLDGTDIAGWPSRRLESVRGAQIGLIPQDPSNSLNPVKTVGAQIGEALRIHRRGDRRAISRRVVELLARVGLSDPETRARQFPHELSGGMRQRVLIAIAIALEPRLIIADEPTSALDATVQRRILDLIDGLRAESGTAVLLVTHDLGVAADRSDRLIVMKDGRIEEQGATGAVTAAPEAGYTRRLLSDAPALSVREFRAPPPETSPREAAVVVRDLVKEFRVRRRPFRAVDGVSFEVPRGTTHALVGESGSGKTTTARMVVRFADPTSGSVTVGGIETAGLRGDALRGLRRRVQLVYQNPTGSLDPRQPVAEIVEEPLRNFRIGDRASRGIRVRDLLDRVALPSSVLTRRPRELSGGQRQRVAIARALAVDPEVVVLDEAVSALDVSVQAQILDLLGALQRDLGLTYLFISHDLSVVRQISHTVSVMNKGRIVESGNTRQVFTGPRHDYTRELLAAIPGATAEAAG, encoded by the coding sequence ATGAGCCTGCTCGACGTGCGCGACCTCGCGGTCTCCTACCGGACCGGCCCGCGCGCGCTCCAGGCGGTCGAGGGGATCTCCTTCACCGTCGAACCCGGTGAGGTGGTGGCGGTCGTCGGCGAGTCCGGGTCCGGCAAGTCGACCACGGCGCACGCGATCCTCGGGCTGCTGCCGCCGAACGGGTCCGTCGACTCCGGGCGGATCCTGCTGGACGGCACGGACATCGCCGGCTGGCCGTCGCGCCGGCTGGAGTCGGTGCGGGGCGCCCAGATCGGGCTGATCCCGCAGGATCCGTCCAACTCCCTGAACCCGGTCAAGACCGTCGGCGCCCAGATCGGTGAGGCCCTGCGCATCCACCGGCGCGGCGACCGGCGGGCGATCTCGCGCCGGGTCGTCGAGCTGCTCGCCCGCGTCGGGCTGTCCGATCCGGAGACGCGCGCCCGGCAGTTCCCGCACGAGCTGTCCGGCGGCATGCGCCAGCGGGTGCTCATCGCCATCGCCATCGCGCTCGAACCGCGGCTCATCATCGCCGACGAGCCGACGAGCGCGCTGGACGCCACCGTGCAGCGGCGCATCCTCGACCTCATCGACGGGCTCCGCGCGGAGTCCGGCACGGCGGTGCTGCTGGTGACCCACGACCTCGGTGTCGCGGCGGACCGGTCGGACCGGCTCATCGTCATGAAGGACGGGCGGATCGAGGAGCAGGGCGCGACGGGGGCTGTGACAGCGGCCCCGGAGGCCGGATACACGAGACGGTTGCTGAGCGACGCCCCCGCGCTGTCGGTGCGGGAGTTCCGGGCCCCGCCCCCGGAGACCTCCCCCCGGGAGGCCGCCGTCGTCGTCCGCGACCTGGTCAAGGAGTTCCGCGTCCGGAGACGGCCCTTCCGCGCGGTCGACGGGGTGTCGTTCGAGGTGCCGCGCGGCACGACGCACGCGCTCGTCGGGGAGTCGGGGTCCGGCAAGACGACCACGGCCCGCATGGTCGTGCGGTTCGCCGACCCCACCTCCGGGTCGGTGACGGTCGGCGGGATCGAGACGGCCGGCCTGCGCGGCGACGCGCTGCGCGGGCTCCGCCGCCGCGTCCAGCTCGTCTACCAGAACCCGACCGGCTCGCTCGACCCGCGGCAGCCGGTCGCCGAGATCGTGGAGGAGCCGCTGCGCAACTTCCGGATCGGCGACCGGGCCTCGCGCGGCATCCGGGTGCGCGACCTCCTCGACCGGGTCGCCCTGCCGTCGAGCGTGCTCACCCGCAGGCCGCGGGAGCTGTCCGGCGGCCAGCGGCAGCGCGTGGCCATCGCCCGCGCGCTGGCCGTCGACCCGGAGGTGGTCGTGCTCGACGAGGCGGTCTCCGCGCTCGACGTGAGCGTGCAGGCGCAGATCCTCGACCTGCTCGGAGCGCTCCAGCGCGACCTCGGGCTCACCTACCTGTTCATCTCTCACGACCTGTCCGTGGTGCGGCAGATCTCGCACACCGTGTCGGTCATGAACAAAGGACGCATTGTGGAATCCGGAAACACGCGACAGGTCTTCACCGGCCCGCGGCACGACTACACCCGCGAGCTGCTGGCGGCCATCCCGGGCGCGACCGCGGAGGCGGCAGGATGA
- a CDS encoding ABC transporter permease, whose amino-acid sequence MRIASRRPDVGLVLAWLVIAVVVLWAVVPGLFTADDPIAGVPAEKLRGPGPDHLFGTDAVGRDLFTRVVYGAVHSLSGASVAVGVGLVLGTLLGLLAGSTGGVLDALIMRGIDVLLSVPGLLLALTMIILLGPGTVNVAIAVGVGSVAAFARLVRSEVVRVRRTDYVEAAFGSGGRFAAVLGRHVLPNSLGPVIALAALQFGTAILAISTLGFLGYGAEPPTPEWGLLVSEGRNYLATSWWLTSLPGAVVVSVVLAASRISRSMGRENP is encoded by the coding sequence ATGAGGATCGCATCCCGCCGTCCGGACGTGGGCCTGGTGCTCGCCTGGCTCGTGATCGCCGTCGTCGTGCTCTGGGCCGTCGTGCCCGGACTGTTCACCGCGGACGACCCGATCGCGGGCGTCCCGGCGGAGAAACTGCGGGGCCCCGGCCCGGACCACCTGTTCGGCACCGACGCCGTGGGCCGCGACCTGTTCACCCGCGTGGTGTACGGGGCCGTCCACTCCCTGTCCGGGGCGTCTGTCGCGGTCGGGGTCGGCCTGGTGCTGGGCACGCTGCTCGGCCTGCTCGCCGGGTCGACGGGCGGCGTGCTCGACGCGCTCATCATGCGCGGGATCGACGTGCTGCTCTCGGTGCCGGGCCTGCTCCTCGCCCTCACCATGATCATCCTGCTCGGCCCCGGCACCGTCAACGTCGCGATCGCGGTGGGTGTCGGCTCGGTCGCGGCCTTCGCCCGCCTGGTCCGCTCGGAGGTCGTCCGGGTCCGGCGGACCGACTACGTCGAGGCCGCGTTCGGCAGCGGCGGCCGGTTCGCGGCCGTCCTGGGACGCCACGTGCTGCCCAACTCGCTCGGCCCCGTCATCGCGCTCGCCGCCCTGCAGTTCGGCACCGCGATCCTGGCCATCTCCACCCTCGGGTTCCTCGGCTACGGCGCCGAGCCGCCCACCCCTGAGTGGGGACTGCTCGTCTCGGAGGGGCGCAACTACCTGGCGACCTCCTGGTGGCTGACCTCGCTGCCGGGCGCCGTCGTGGTGTCGGTGGTGCTGGCCGCCAGCCGGATCAGCCGATCGATGGGACGGGAGAACCCATGA
- a CDS encoding ABC transporter permease, producing MTRYLLLRTGQAVLVLWAAFTVSYVLLQILPGDSILIKFQNPELGLSPAQIAEIRAYYGDDAPAITGYLHTMLGFLRGGFGYSVDTGTPVVERLAEALPETAGLATAGFTLAVLIAVLIAFAASHTRLDWVRGALLAVPSLCVSIPAFWLGILLIQVFSFRLKLVPVIGGDGVQQLILPVLTLAIPISAPIAQVLARSLDQVQSQPFVPVVAAKGASRRWILWRHVARNALPPTLTIAGLTFGELIAGSVVTETVFGRNGVGRLTEQAVNAQDTPVMLAVVVLATAVFVLVNLVVDLLFPVLNPRLKAKVGAAA from the coding sequence ATGACCAGATATCTCCTGCTGCGGACAGGACAGGCGGTCCTGGTGCTGTGGGCCGCCTTCACCGTCAGCTACGTGCTGCTGCAGATCCTGCCGGGCGACTCGATCCTGATCAAGTTCCAGAACCCCGAGCTGGGCCTGTCCCCCGCGCAGATCGCCGAGATCCGCGCCTACTACGGCGACGACGCGCCCGCGATCACCGGCTACCTGCACACGATGCTCGGCTTCCTGCGCGGCGGCTTCGGCTACTCCGTCGACACGGGCACGCCGGTGGTCGAGCGGCTGGCCGAGGCGCTGCCGGAGACGGCCGGGCTGGCCACCGCCGGGTTCACCCTGGCCGTGCTGATCGCCGTGCTGATCGCGTTCGCCGCGAGCCACACCCGGCTGGACTGGGTCCGCGGCGCGCTGCTGGCCGTACCGTCGCTGTGCGTCTCGATCCCCGCCTTCTGGCTCGGCATCCTCCTGATCCAGGTGTTCTCCTTCCGGCTCAAGCTGGTGCCGGTCATCGGGGGCGACGGGGTGCAGCAGCTCATCCTGCCGGTCCTGACCCTGGCCATACCGATCTCGGCGCCGATCGCGCAGGTGCTGGCCCGCAGCCTCGACCAGGTCCAGAGCCAGCCGTTCGTCCCGGTCGTCGCGGCCAAGGGGGCCTCGCGCCGGTGGATCCTGTGGCGGCACGTGGCGCGCAACGCGCTGCCGCCGACGCTGACGATCGCCGGCCTGACCTTCGGCGAGCTCATCGCCGGGTCGGTCGTCACCGAGACGGTCTTCGGCCGCAACGGCGTCGGCCGCCTCACCGAGCAGGCGGTCAACGCGCAGGACACGCCGGTGATGCTGGCCGTCGTCGTGCTCGCGACCGCCGTCTTCGTGCTGGTCAACCTGGTGGTCGACCTGCTCTTCCCGGTGCTCAACCCGCGGCTCAAGGCGAAGGTCGGTGCGGCCGCATGA